The following are from one region of the Entelurus aequoreus isolate RoL-2023_Sb linkage group LG17, RoL_Eaeq_v1.1, whole genome shotgun sequence genome:
- the LOC133632382 gene encoding gastrula zinc finger protein XlCGF57.1-like encodes MDDYCYAKMATSAKREHERESAPPTSSKSPTEIKTKDEDMQQLIGHPEELPPQAVVSSTLKQETPQPPHIKKEEEELWITQEGESFFEPDKADLTKLPLTVVSVKTEDDEEKPQVDNLLAPLSDSEGEDEVEVTLSSHTDSEGESTDSDNKDSKCSKKKRGKKCLSCSVCAKNFSKKSDLTRHMRTHTGEKTFNCSMCCKSFSQKHHLTEHMRTHTGEKPFNCSVCHKSFSRKSSVTEHMRTHTGEKSVSCSVCGKSFLLNRQLAEHMNRHTGVKPFKCSICGKSFVSRFGLSQHIKIHNGIKPFICSVCGKSYFQNSSLIPHMRTHTGEKPLRDHNCSVCGKTFTRNESLIEHMRTHTGEKPFDCSVCSKKFSQRSTLTQHMRTHTGEKPFNCSVCGKSFSQNISLIDHISTHRGEQTLNCSVCGKGFTRKSHLTQHMRTHTGGKILKCSVCDKSFVSRAVLARHMRAHTGLKPFSCSVCGKSFSQTSHLPRHMRTHTGEKPFICSVCGKSFFSRQDLTRHTIKFTGEKTFSCSVCGKRFHHNADALTHIRTHTGEEPTVV; translated from the coding sequence acatgcagcagctgattggtcatccaGAAGAACTTCCCCCTCAGGCAGTGgtgagctccactttgaagcaggagactccacagccaccccacattaaaaaagaagaggaggaactctggatcactcaggaaGGAGAGTCTTTTTTTGAACCGGAcaaggctgatctcaccaagttgccactgactgttgtctctgtgaagactgaagatgatgaagagaaaccacaagtagacaacctcttagctccactatcagatagtgaaggtgaagacgaggttgaagtgaCTTTGAGCAGCCATACAGACTCTGAAGGGGAAAGTACTGACTCTGACAACAAAGACTCAAAATGTTCtaaaaagaagagaggtaaaaaatgtttgagctgctcagtctGTGCTAAAAACTTTTCTAAAAAGAGcgatttgactcgacacatgagaacacacacaggagaaaaaacatttaattgttcgaTGTGTTGTAAAAGCTTCTCTCAAAAGCACCATTTGACtgagcacatgagaacacacacaggagaaaaaccatttaactgttcagtttgtcataaaagcttttctcgaaagaGCAGcgtgactgaacacatgagaacacacacgggagaaaaatcagtgagttgttcagtttgtggtaaaagctttcttCTAAACAGACAATTGGCTGAACACATGAATAGGCACACAGGAGTAAAGCCATTTAAATGCTcaatttgtggtaaaagctttgtTTCCAGATTTGGTTTGAGTCAACACATAAAGATACACAATGGAATAAAACCATTTATTTGTTCTGTGTGTGGCAAAAGCTATTTTCAAAATAGCAGTTTGAttccacacatgagaacacacacaggagagaaaccgTTGAGAGAccataattgttcagtttgtggtaaaacttTTACTCGtaatgaaagtttgattgaacatatgagaacacacacaggagaaaagccATTCGATTGCTCAGTTTGTAGTAAAAAGTTTTCTCAAAGAAGCACTTTGACgcagcacatgagaacacacacgggagaaaaaccatttaactgttcagtctgtggcaaaagcttttctcaaaatatcaGTTTGATTGATCACATAAGTACACACAGAGGAGAACAAACAttaaattgttcagtttgtggtaaaggttttacaagaAAGAGCCATTTAACTCAACACATGAGGACACACACAGGAGGAAAAATCCTTAAATGCTCAGTTTGTGACAAAAGCTTTGTTTCTCGAGCAGTTTTGGCTCGACACATGAGAGCCCACACTGGActgaaaccatttagttgttcagtttgtggcaaaagcttttctcaaacgAGCCATTTgcctcgacacatgagaacacacactggagaaaaaccattcatttgttcagtttgcggcaaaagttttttttcccgACAAGATTTGACTCGACATACAATAAAATTcactggagaaaaaacatttagttgttcagtttgcggtaaaagGTTTCATCATAATGCAGACGCATTAACACACATAAGAACGCACACGGGAGAAGAACCAACAGTTGTTTAG